In Aliarcobacter faecis, a genomic segment contains:
- the tssI gene encoding type VI secretion system tip protein TssI/VgrG, whose translation MNNFPIDLINKNINKEVQEIKGRLKLLNYKSNDLYGNTDGNYSIYNLEGKSGVNKVYEYEITFISNERIEVEDIVDTDVEIVLEDLVNLKSCKTIFGKIYKASEDSIVSNKYMYKIEVVHPIYYLGLNNKYEIYHSLSATDIINKIVTRYRALLNISLEIRVDNIKYPIKDYTTQYNQSDLEFILMLCEEEGYSLIFKEDDNSSFKIVLCELNDYVEKIDSKILCTYNHKIEFKASKHIEDYYDKNNPSQEYKIEKTKVVTSSKIKDNASSKQLRNDIEKESFRDKLNLLNESLYEDLNRYTNIDTNKEYSQSNIIEAVSNELIVKDSLNALIVSEKENKEEDVIIIEVNYKAYFPNALEEYSKLNDIKDINSNMQYSVEFKAIPKDIIYKPKVTIKKPKIYGVQTAIVTSQDVNNSPINQNQNSIDVDEEGRVRVLFHFERNKTTSCYLRVSNLSSGNNYGSQFIPRVNSEVIVSFVNGNPDCPIIIGTLYNGENKIPYPLPANKTKSYIRTYTTPQYENDEGYNEILFDDIQGNEKLNIQAQKDMNTLILNDETKIVKHNQSNLIENDKKEDVNNNSNLNVKSDYTINVNKNLTQSVEEEKITTVNKDYNIYANEDLNIRVKNTIKQLIEKDFIQKVKGNKIEHVEKDVKLKYLQNLFKQIDKDFRIDVKENFHTKANTIKIEAQTIELISDTEVNLKGANNNLIVNPNGIFMNAPLVNTNSIYFGAFANEVEKVDMDNNTANMQSNDPDSYSNNSTIKENTVGIVFFRPKENYIGEYGFDWLRQNETSSIFERDYEKILEDKEGINKADQYKKMKEDYNNEIINLDSGKSYEYYIPKMTLYPKTPADLQIYCNNYEEVEFESTNPNLIVKKNSNQTISFGTKGEISSDAYIVAKRNGKTVGKVQLLANSKANRYEVDIIFVGLKTFLNGEKEIDGNYLKKLNIEDEIKRHLGQAYIKANITILENSFTINNDKELEDYTFTSNKRYFQILPDPNDYILPRFDKAYPQYKNHIKIFFTKEEAKLLHNEYYGLADGIGVKSATIFGKRGSDRRVSHELMHALGLHHTFSEENKYYFKKYLTLNIMDYFNATPKNFSWHYQWRTMQNNSSVRKER comes from the coding sequence ATGAATAACTTTCCAATAGACTTAATAAATAAAAACATAAATAAAGAAGTTCAAGAGATAAAAGGAAGGTTAAAACTTTTAAACTATAAAAGTAATGATTTATATGGAAATACAGATGGGAATTATTCAATATATAATTTAGAAGGGAAAAGTGGAGTAAATAAAGTATATGAATATGAGATAACCTTTATAAGTAATGAAAGAATAGAAGTAGAAGATATAGTAGATACAGATGTAGAGATAGTTTTAGAGGATTTAGTAAATTTAAAATCTTGTAAAACAATCTTTGGAAAGATTTATAAAGCTAGTGAAGATAGTATAGTATCAAATAAATATATGTATAAAATAGAAGTAGTACATCCAATATACTATTTGGGATTAAATAATAAATATGAGATATATCATAGTCTAAGTGCAACAGATATTATAAATAAAATAGTAACAAGATATAGAGCCTTATTAAATATTTCATTAGAGATAAGAGTAGATAATATAAAATATCCAATAAAAGATTATACAACCCAATATAATCAAAGTGATTTAGAGTTTATCTTAATGCTTTGTGAAGAAGAGGGATACTCTTTAATATTTAAAGAAGATGATAATAGTAGCTTTAAAATAGTATTGTGTGAATTAAATGATTATGTAGAGAAAATAGATAGTAAGATATTGTGTACATATAATCATAAAATAGAGTTTAAAGCAAGTAAACATATAGAAGATTACTATGATAAGAATAATCCAAGCCAAGAGTATAAAATAGAGAAAACAAAGGTAGTAACTAGTAGTAAGATAAAAGATAATGCAAGTAGTAAACAATTAAGAAATGATATAGAAAAAGAGAGCTTTAGAGATAAACTAAACTTGTTAAATGAAAGCTTGTATGAAGATTTAAATAGATACACAAATATAGATACAAATAAAGAGTATAGTCAATCAAATATAATAGAAGCAGTTTCAAATGAATTAATAGTAAAAGATAGTTTAAATGCCTTAATAGTAAGTGAAAAAGAGAATAAAGAAGAAGATGTAATAATAATAGAAGTAAACTATAAAGCATACTTTCCAAATGCCTTAGAAGAGTATTCAAAACTAAATGATATAAAAGATATAAACTCAAATATGCAATATAGTGTAGAGTTTAAAGCAATCCCAAAAGATATAATATATAAACCCAAAGTTACAATAAAAAAACCAAAGATATATGGAGTACAAACAGCAATAGTAACATCACAAGATGTAAATAACTCACCAATAAACCAAAATCAAAATAGTATAGATGTAGATGAAGAAGGAAGAGTAAGAGTACTGTTTCATTTTGAAAGAAATAAAACAACCTCTTGTTACTTAAGAGTATCAAATCTATCTAGTGGAAATAATTATGGCTCACAATTTATTCCAAGAGTAAATAGTGAAGTAATAGTAAGCTTTGTAAATGGTAACCCAGATTGCCCAATAATAATAGGAACTTTGTATAATGGTGAGAATAAAATACCTTACCCACTTCCAGCTAATAAAACAAAAAGTTATATAAGAACATATACAACTCCTCAATATGAAAATGATGAAGGATATAATGAAATACTCTTTGATGATATTCAAGGAAATGAAAAACTAAATATTCAAGCTCAAAAAGATATGAATACTCTAATACTAAATGATGAAACAAAAATAGTTAAACATAATCAAAGTAATCTAATAGAGAATGATAAAAAAGAAGATGTAAATAATAACTCAAACTTAAATGTAAAATCAGACTATACAATAAATGTAAATAAAAACCTAACACAAAGTGTAGAAGAAGAGAAAATAACAACTGTAAATAAAGATTATAATATTTATGCTAATGAAGATTTAAATATAAGAGTAAAAAACACAATAAAACAACTAATAGAAAAGGATTTTATACAAAAAGTAAAAGGTAATAAAATAGAACATGTAGAAAAAGATGTAAAACTAAAATACCTTCAAAATCTCTTTAAACAAATAGATAAAGATTTTAGAATTGATGTAAAAGAGAACTTTCACACTAAAGCAAATACAATTAAAATAGAAGCCCAAACTATAGAGTTAATTTCAGATACAGAAGTAAACCTAAAAGGTGCTAATAATAATCTAATAGTAAACCCAAATGGTATTTTTATGAATGCTCCTTTGGTAAATACAAACTCTATTTACTTTGGTGCTTTTGCTAATGAAGTTGAAAAAGTAGATATGGATAATAACACAGCAAATATGCAAAGTAATGACCCTGATAGTTACTCAAATAACTCTACAATTAAAGAGAATACAGTAGGAATAGTATTTTTTAGACCAAAAGAAAATTATATAGGTGAATATGGTTTTGATTGGTTAAGACAAAATGAAACTTCAAGTATTTTTGAAAGAGATTATGAAAAAATATTGGAAGATAAAGAAGGAATAAATAAAGCTGACCAATATAAAAAAATGAAAGAAGATTATAATAATGAAATTATAAACTTAGATAGTGGGAAATCTTATGAGTATTATATTCCAAAGATGACACTCTACCCAAAAACTCCAGCAGATTTACAGATATATTGTAATAACTATGAAGAAGTAGAGTTTGAATCAACAAACCCTAACTTAATAGTAAAAAAGAATAGTAATCAAACTATATCTTTTGGTACAAAAGGGGAGATAAGTAGTGATGCATATATAGTAGCAAAACGAAATGGAAAAACAGTAGGGAAAGTACAGCTTTTAGCAAATAGTAAAGCTAATAGATATGAAGTTGATATTATATTTGTAGGATTAAAAACTTTTTTAAATGGAGAAAAAGAGATAGATGGAAACTATTTAAAAAAATTAAATATAGAAGATGAGATAAAAAGACATTTAGGACAAGCCTATATAAAAGCAAATATTACTATATTAGAAAACTCTTTTACTATTAATAATGATAAAGAGCTTGAAGATTATACTTTTACTAGCAATAAAAGATATTTTCAAATTCTTCCCGACCCAAATGATTATATCTTACCAAGATTTGATAAAGCCTACCCACAATATAAAAATCATATAAAGATATTTTTTACAAAAGAAGAAGCTAAACTTTTACATAATGAATATTATGGATTAGCAGATGGAATTGGAGTTAAAAGTGCAACAATATTTGGGAAAAGAGGGAGTGATAGAAGAGTAAGTCATGAATTAATGCATGCTTTAGGATTACATCACACTTTTAGTGAAGAAAATAAATACTATTTTAAAAAATATTTAACACTAAATATAATGGATTATTTTAATGCTACACCTAAAAACTTCTCTTGGCACTATCAATGGAGAACTATGCAAAATAATTCATCAGTAAGGAAAGAGAGATGA
- a CDS encoding DsrE family protein, which yields MKKILLSLSAILILGTTANANDNSAKGLNVLLTSESAETQMMGMVLSAMTLKKGKEINMVLCSHAANLALKDSSSPKLKPQDKSPKMMLEELIKNGAKVEVCPLFLPNASKTEADLIENVSVAKPPVVADRLLDKDYQNLSY from the coding sequence ATGAAAAAAATATTATTAAGTTTAAGTGCCATTTTAATTTTAGGAACTACTGCAAATGCAAATGATAATAGTGCAAAAGGGTTAAATGTACTATTAACTTCAGAAAGTGCTGAAACACAGATGATGGGAATGGTTTTAAGTGCAATGACACTAAAAAAGGGGAAAGAGATAAACATGGTTTTATGCTCTCATGCAGCAAATCTTGCTTTAAAAGATAGCTCTAGTCCAAAATTAAAACCTCAAGATAAATCTCCCAAAATGATGTTAGAAGAGCTAATAAAAAATGGTGCGAAAGTTGAAGTTTGCCCACTATTTTTACCAAATGCTAGTAAAACAGAAGCTGATTTAATAGAAAATGTAAGTGTAGCAAAACCACCTGTTGTTGCTGATAGACTTTTAGATAAAGATTACCAAAATTTAAGCTACTAA